A genome region from Carya illinoinensis cultivar Pawnee chromosome 2, C.illinoinensisPawnee_v1, whole genome shotgun sequence includes the following:
- the LOC122300080 gene encoding RNA-binding protein 24-B-like isoform X1, whose protein sequence is MSQQRKFQMVGGNNPRQYNDTTFTKIFVGGLAWETQRDTMRRYFDQFGEILEAVVITDKNSGRSKGYGFVTFKDPEAALRACQNPSPVIDGRRANCNLASLGAQKIRPPTPLDGVSSSGRFRPVSGFHTPPAYYGTYYHQPRGQYTFLCSAYGYTRYSNNAMYPVNYYSVYGDQQSSPFYANTGTAGPPGMLHNLYPFYAQYAQSGRPHGFGVPYPQLVMYPYLPQHYGSTGILSLPSSMAMQTTTTAAAATTEVTTGAGVSQATRVASEQNSSTLPLLGKNNAFLKD, encoded by the exons ATGTCTCAACAAAGGAAATTTCAGATGGTGGGTGGTAACAATCCGAGGCAGTACAATGACACAACTTTTACCAAAATCTTCGTGGGAGGGTTGGCTTGGGAAACTCAACGGGATACCATGAGGAGATATTTTGATCAATTCGGAGAGATCCTGGAGGCTGTTGTTATCACAGATAAGAACAGTGGGAGATCCAAGGGTTACGGTTTT GTTACATTTAAAGATCCAGAGGCAGCCTTAAGAGCATGTCAAAACCCATCTCCTGTGATTGATGGAAGGAGAGCAAATTGTAATCTCGCATCTCTTGGTGCACAGAAGATTCGTCCACCAACTCCTCTAGATGGTGTTTCCA GTTCAGGAAGGTTTAGACCAGTCAGTGGCTTCCATACTCCACCTGCTTATTATGGCACATATTACCATCAACCTAGGGGTCAATACACATTTCTTTGTTCAGCTTATGG ATACACTAGATATTCCAACAATGCAATGTATCCTGTG AACTATTATAGTGTTTATGGGGATCAACAATCTTCTCCTTTCTATGCCAACACTGGGACAGCAGGGCCACCCGGGATGCTCCACAATTTGTATCCGTTCTATGCACAATATGCACAAAGTGGCCGCCCTCATGGTTTTGGAGTTCCATATCCCCAACTGGTAATGTACCCGTATTTGCCTCAGCACTATGGCTCTACTGGGATACTTTCTCTTCCTTCTTCAATGGCAATGCAAACTACAACAACAG CTGCAGCCGCAACAACAGAGGTGACTACAGGTGCAGGTGTTTCTCAGGCCACCAGAGTAGCATCCGAACAAAATTCATCAACTTTGCCTTTACTGGGGAAAAACAATGCTTTCTTGAAAGACTAA
- the LOC122300080 gene encoding RNA-binding protein 24-B-like isoform X3, producing the protein MVGGNNPRQYNDTTFTKIFVGGLAWETQRDTMRRYFDQFGEILEAVVITDKNSGRSKGYGFVTFKDPEAALRACQNPSPVIDGRRANCNLASLGAQKIRPPTPLDGVSSSGRFRPVSGFHTPPAYYGTYYHQPRGQYTFLCSAYGYTRYSNNAMYPVNYYSVYGDQQSSPFYANTGTAGPPGMLHNLYPFYAQYAQSGRPHGFGVPYPQLVMYPYLPQHYGSTGILSLPSSMAMQTTTTAAAATTEVTTGAGVSQATRVASEQNSSTLPLLGKNNAFLKD; encoded by the exons ATGGTGGGTGGTAACAATCCGAGGCAGTACAATGACACAACTTTTACCAAAATCTTCGTGGGAGGGTTGGCTTGGGAAACTCAACGGGATACCATGAGGAGATATTTTGATCAATTCGGAGAGATCCTGGAGGCTGTTGTTATCACAGATAAGAACAGTGGGAGATCCAAGGGTTACGGTTTT GTTACATTTAAAGATCCAGAGGCAGCCTTAAGAGCATGTCAAAACCCATCTCCTGTGATTGATGGAAGGAGAGCAAATTGTAATCTCGCATCTCTTGGTGCACAGAAGATTCGTCCACCAACTCCTCTAGATGGTGTTTCCA GTTCAGGAAGGTTTAGACCAGTCAGTGGCTTCCATACTCCACCTGCTTATTATGGCACATATTACCATCAACCTAGGGGTCAATACACATTTCTTTGTTCAGCTTATGG ATACACTAGATATTCCAACAATGCAATGTATCCTGTG AACTATTATAGTGTTTATGGGGATCAACAATCTTCTCCTTTCTATGCCAACACTGGGACAGCAGGGCCACCCGGGATGCTCCACAATTTGTATCCGTTCTATGCACAATATGCACAAAGTGGCCGCCCTCATGGTTTTGGAGTTCCATATCCCCAACTGGTAATGTACCCGTATTTGCCTCAGCACTATGGCTCTACTGGGATACTTTCTCTTCCTTCTTCAATGGCAATGCAAACTACAACAACAG CTGCAGCCGCAACAACAGAGGTGACTACAGGTGCAGGTGTTTCTCAGGCCACCAGAGTAGCATCCGAACAAAATTCATCAACTTTGCCTTTACTGGGGAAAAACAATGCTTTCTTGAAAGACTAA
- the LOC122300080 gene encoding RNA-binding protein 24-B-like isoform X2 has product MSQQRKFQMVGGNNPRQYNDTTFTKIFVGGLAWETQRDTMRRYFDQFGEILEAVVITDKNSGRSKGYGFVTFKDPEAALRACQNPSPVIDGRRANCNLASLGAQKIRPPTPLDGSGRFRPVSGFHTPPAYYGTYYHQPRGQYTFLCSAYGYTRYSNNAMYPVNYYSVYGDQQSSPFYANTGTAGPPGMLHNLYPFYAQYAQSGRPHGFGVPYPQLVMYPYLPQHYGSTGILSLPSSMAMQTTTTAAAATTEVTTGAGVSQATRVASEQNSSTLPLLGKNNAFLKD; this is encoded by the exons ATGTCTCAACAAAGGAAATTTCAGATGGTGGGTGGTAACAATCCGAGGCAGTACAATGACACAACTTTTACCAAAATCTTCGTGGGAGGGTTGGCTTGGGAAACTCAACGGGATACCATGAGGAGATATTTTGATCAATTCGGAGAGATCCTGGAGGCTGTTGTTATCACAGATAAGAACAGTGGGAGATCCAAGGGTTACGGTTTT GTTACATTTAAAGATCCAGAGGCAGCCTTAAGAGCATGTCAAAACCCATCTCCTGTGATTGATGGAAGGAGAGCAAATTGTAATCTCGCATCTCTTGGTGCACAGAAGATTCGTCCACCAACTCCTCTAGATG GTTCAGGAAGGTTTAGACCAGTCAGTGGCTTCCATACTCCACCTGCTTATTATGGCACATATTACCATCAACCTAGGGGTCAATACACATTTCTTTGTTCAGCTTATGG ATACACTAGATATTCCAACAATGCAATGTATCCTGTG AACTATTATAGTGTTTATGGGGATCAACAATCTTCTCCTTTCTATGCCAACACTGGGACAGCAGGGCCACCCGGGATGCTCCACAATTTGTATCCGTTCTATGCACAATATGCACAAAGTGGCCGCCCTCATGGTTTTGGAGTTCCATATCCCCAACTGGTAATGTACCCGTATTTGCCTCAGCACTATGGCTCTACTGGGATACTTTCTCTTCCTTCTTCAATGGCAATGCAAACTACAACAACAG CTGCAGCCGCAACAACAGAGGTGACTACAGGTGCAGGTGTTTCTCAGGCCACCAGAGTAGCATCCGAACAAAATTCATCAACTTTGCCTTTACTGGGGAAAAACAATGCTTTCTTGAAAGACTAA